A window of Nocardia arthritidis genomic DNA:
GCCGTGTTCGCCGCGATATCCGGCGGGCTGCTGGTGGTGCTCGGACTGTTCGCCCTCGGCTTCAACCCGACCTTCGACCTCACCTCCGGCTCGACCTCGAACGCCGCCGAATCGGTCGTCTACAGCAAGGAAATGCTCAAGGGGCTGCCCGCGGGTGCCGCCCGGCCGAGCGATGTGCTGCTGCGGTCGCAGACCAGGCTGAATCCCGATCAGCTCAACGCTTTTCGCGGCGCGCTCGCCGGGGTGGACGGGGTCGGGCAGGTGTCCGAACCGCTGCTGTCCCCGGACAATCTGGTCGCCGATTTCCGGGTGACGCTGAAGTCGGCGGCGGAATCGGATGCCGCGCTCGCCACCGTGCGCGGTCCGCTGCGCGATGCCGCCAGGGCGGCGGCCCCGCCGGGAACAACGGCGCTGATCGGCGGCGCGACCGCGGTGTTCGTCGACTTCCGTGACGCGATGAACCACGATTACGCGCTCGTCTTCCCGGTGGCCGCCGTGCTGATCATGGTCGTGCTCGGGCTGCTGCTGCGCAGCCTGGTCGCGCCGTGGTATCTGATGCTTTCGGTGCTGCTCGGCTTCGTGGCCACGCTCGGCGCGGCGGTGCTGGTGTTCCAGCAGTTGCGCCACGAGGTCGGCGTCGTCTTCACGCTGCCGGTGATCATGTACCTGTTCGTCGTCGCGCTCGGCACCGACTACAACATCCTCATGGTGGCCAGGCTGCGGGAGGAGGCGCGGTCCGGTCATGAGCCGAAACAGGCAGCGGCCCTTGCGGTTCGGCACACCGGGCCGACCATCGCGGCGGCCGGGCTCGTGCTGGCGGGCACCTTCGCATCGATGACGCTCGCGGGCAATATCGCACTCTCGGAGATGGGTTTCGCCATCTCGGTCGGCATCGCGATATCCGCATTCGTCATGGCGCTGTTCTGGACCCCGGCGCTGACCGCGCTGATCGGTCGCCGGGCCTGGTGGCCGGGCCGCGGCGCGATCGCGCCCGCCCCAACTCGATTCGAACGGATGACGGCCGCGGTCAGCCGCCGCGGCCGCTGACGAAACGGCGGAATTCGGATGTTCGTACCCGATCTCTATCGCGCACCGGATGATTCGTGGACGGCCGAGCTGATCAGGCGCAATCCGCTTGCCCTGCTGACAAGCAACGGCGGAGCCGACGGCCCGTACGCCACCCACGTGCCGATAATTCCGGATCCGGAAGGCGCGATGGCGATCGGGGCGGGCGCCACCCTGCTCGGGCATATGAACCGGGCGAATCCGCACTGGGCCGCGCTGCGGACCGGCGATCCGGTGCTCGCGGTGTTCACCGGGCCGCACGCATACGTGACACCGACCATCTACGACATCACGCCCGCCGCGCCGACCTGGAATTTCACCGCCGTCCACGTGCGCGGCACGGTCACCAAGATGCCCGACCCGGAGGCGACGCTCGCGGTGGTGCGGGCCACCGTGCGCGCATTCGAGCGGGAATTCGGGTCCGGTTGGGATATGTCGGCTTCGCAGGGGTATTTCCGGCAGCTGCTGCCGGGGGTCGGGGCCTATCGGATCGCGGTGACCGCGGTGGAGAGCATGTTCAAGCTGAGCCAGGAACAGCGGCCGGAGGTCAGGGAGCGGGTGCGGTGCGCATTCGCGGAGCGGGAATGTTCCAGGCATCGTGAGACCGCGCGAATGATGGCCGAACTACCGGAATCTGGGAGATAGCTGGGATTCGCGTCCTGGTGACGGGACAATGCGACTCCCGTTGGCCGATAAGGCATTCCGCGCGGACCCGCCGCCGAGCCGGTGCCCACCGGCGGGACTATGGCAGTCACCATAATGCCGCGGGCACCGGCCCCGCGGCGGATCAGCCCGGAATGACGGCGGCGTGCTGGTCGAAGGTTTGCTCGGCGGCGCGATCGAGGACCATCATCACCCATTCATCGAAATCGATGCCCATATATTCGGCGGCTTTACGCCATGGTCGCAGCCTGCTACTCGCGATCGGGATATGCGCTATTGCGACGCCGACCTGATCCTTTTTATTTTCCTTCTGTTCAATTCCGTTCTGCTCGTCCCGGATGTGATTGCGCAGCTGCTTCGTCGTCCACATACCCTGTTCGGCGCGGTCCAGCCACCAGTCCTGTTCCTCGATGGGCAGTGAGGCGACTTCCGCATGATGTTGGAAACTCAGCTGGGGCCGCCTGCGTTCCAGCGGGAATCGGCGAGAAACCCATGCGTAGTTGCGCAATGTCTGATACTGGAGGCCGGCCGCGCGGATCGCGCGATGGTATCGGTCCGGGAAATAGTGCTTGCCGTAGACGAGCCAATCGCCGAGGCACCAGGTAGAAGAGTCGACCACGCCGGACAGCCGTACGCCCGCTCGCTCCCAGGTCTCGAAGGTCAGCCGTTTGTTGATCTGCAGGCCGACCCTGGTCATCAGGATTTGATGGTTACCCTGTTCGGTCGTGTTCAGATCGGAGGTGGTTTCCGTGGGTGTCACATGTGCCGAGTCACTGCCAACCGTTTTCATAGTTCGAACTCCAAAACCGCGATAGTTACGTGCCTGTCCCATTCGGTGGTTGTCTACGGACTCTGCCCGGACTCGTCGACCGTGCAATGGGTCTGGGCGAGCGTCGATTCGGCGCCGACCAGTGACGCCCATGTTCGGTCTCATGAATAAGCGCCGGAACGCTGGCATCCTTTGTGACTTCCGCACTGATGGACATCGGCTGGCCCCTCCCCACACGAGAAAATAACATTTGCTGGCCATCGCGCTCACCCCAGTTTTCTTGGGGGTTGACCGTCATGATATTCCACGGCGGCGGTCGTCATGGCGCGAATTGATGATCTCTTGTCGATCACATCGCGCACGAGTTAATTTCGTACCAGCCAATGTATCCATATATAAGACCAGTTGGTTCGGTAAATCAGTGAGGTACGCGCGGCGTGGACGTCGGGCGCGAGTGATTCCAGTTGGCAATGCCTATTGACGCGCTTTACTCAGCAGTTGGACATATCGGACAGGGTTTCGGCGCGGTGCCGACTTCTCTGTTGTAGCCGAATGTTGGCCGAATGTACACCGAGTGAAAAACGTCTATTTGCCATCTCTTGCCGATATTCGAGAGCTCGATGACCTTATTTGTAGCGAATACCTCAGCTGCCGCGATCGGAAATTCTCGAGCAGTATTTTTCCGGCAATTCGGGCAATCGGGTCGATGGTAATATTTTGTGCTGTTAATAAAATGCGTCCGCCGGGCGTCCCGACGTTGCGGTGTATCGCCGCGTCGCGTCAGTTCGGGAAATGGACCGTCCGTTGGGCAGTGGTGGATTCAGCGGCGAATGTCCGACTCGCCGTCGTAGTGGCCCTTGGCTGGGCTGAGGTGCGCCGGAGTTCCGATCGCGATATCGAGTGCCTCGGTATGCATGACTCGATATGGCGCACTTATGACGATTCAGCCGCGGCGATAGTGGCGGATGTATTTCGTGGGCCAATCCGATGATCCGGTGAGCTGAATACAGTCCCGGTGCCGGACGATTTCCGGGCCGGCCCGAATGGCACCATTCTATGGCGCCACGGATGGCGTCGCGGTAGGTCTGCCGGGTTATCTGCCGTACCCGTGTCCGGCACGGCGGATTCGCGTACGGCCCGAATAATTACCCATCGCTATATCGGCCGGAATGGTTCGGTGGATTGCTGGTCGACCGCTCAGTCTGTCGCCAGGTCCGCCAGGTCGTCCAAGGTGCCGCGGCGATGGGCGGCGAGCCGCCTGCGCGCCTCGTCGAGGACCGCCGGGCGTCGATTGAACGCGATGCGAACGAGGTGATCGCCCGCCCCGGGCGCCGAGTAGAAGAACTTTCCCGGGGCGACCATCACCCCGGTCTCCCGGACGAGCCGATAGGCGAGTGACTCACAATCCTCACCGGTGAACTCCCGGATATCCGCCATCGTGTAGCAGCCGCCGTCCGGCGGGATGCAGCGGAAGCCGAACTCGTCGAATATCGACACGGCCATATCCCGCTGGACGCTCAGGTCGGTCGGCCGCCAGAAATCGGATTCGGCCGCCGCGCGGGCCGCCGCCTCCTGCAAAGGGGCGGCCGCACCGCCGCACACCGCCGCGTGCACCCGCCGGATCGGCTCGGTCAGCGCGGCAGCGGCGCGCAGATAACCGATCCGCCAGCCGCTCACCGCATGGCTCTTGGACAGGCTGCCGATGACGATGCCGCGCTCGCGCAGTCCGGGGATGTCGGCCGCCGATACGTGCCGGTTCCCGTCGTAGACATAGGCCGAATAGATCTCGTCGGAGATCGCGATGACGTTCCAGCGCTCGCACAGCAGCGCGATCTCGGTGAACTCCGATCGGGTCAGCAGGTGACCGGTGGGGTTGTTCGGCGTGCACAACAGAATGGCCCTGGTGCGTGGGCCGAATGCCGCGCGCAGTTCGGCCGCGTCGTACCGCCAGTCGGGGGCGCGCACGGTCACCGGCCGGGGTATGCCGCCGGCGAGGGCGATCGCGCTGATGAAATTCTCGTAGAACGGCTCGAAGACGATGACCTCGTCGCCGGGGTCGACGGTGGCGAGCACGGCCGAGGTGAGGGCCTCGCTACCGCCGACGGTGATGGTGAGTTCGGTGCGCGGATCGGTCGGCGCGGACAATTCGGCCGCGATACGGCGCCGCAGCTCCGGATTGCCGTCGGGCAGTTCGTATTGATTGACCCCATCGCGCAATGCCGCGCAGGCCGATTCGACCAGACCGGGCGGGGTCGCGGGCGCGCCGGGCACGCCGAGGGCGAGGTCGACGATATCGCGGTCGCGTCCCTCGGCGAGCAATCGGAACAGTCCGCTGCGGGCCAGCGCGCCGACGCGCGCGGCCACCGGGATTCCCGTCATCGCGGCACCGCCGCAGCGTCTAGTTCGTGTTCCGGTCTAATAACTATTCCGGCCGGAGATAAATGAACATCAGTGTGTAACACGAGAACCCGCCTTTATGGAGCGTTTTGTGACCGAAACTCGGCGCGATCCGGTTTTCGGATATCTGATCTATCTGTACGGCATGCCGTCCGGGCGGATTTCCATTTTCCCGGATCCCTGTCCGCGCTGGTAGCGCGCCGGTTCTGCGTTCTGCTGCCGCCTGCTTCGGCGTCCGGGGTGATGTCCTGTTGACGGGACGTCGGCACCGGATTTCGTATCGGTCGCGCGGTAATTGTCGCGGCGCCGATCCAATCTTGACCGGGCCTGTCCGATGCCGCGAGGGTGGTTGATGACCACATGTGCTCCGTGTGGACTTTGTGACGACGAGGGGGCGGCTGCTTTGCGTTCGTTTGGTATTTCGTCGGCGCAGCAGGGGTTATGGCTTGCCCAAAAAATGACGCCGGAGTTTTCCAACAATCCGACCCTGCTCTGGGAAATATCGGGCGCGGTCGATCTCGGCCTGCTTTCCGCCGCGCTGCGCACCGTATTCGGCGAGACCGATGCCGTCCTGGTCAACTTCCGGGAGGACGCGGCCGGATTGCGCCAGGTGATCGGCGCGCCCGGTCGGTTGACGCCGTTCGCTATCGATGTCGGCTCGGCCGACGATCCGGACGCCGCGGCGCTCACGGCGCTGAACGAGCTGGTCGGCGCACCATTCGATCTCGCGAACGACCCGCTCTACCGGGTCGGCACGGTCCGGCTCGCGCCGACGCGACACCTGCTGGTCGTGATCTTCCAGCATCTGGCCGCCGACGGGTTCAGCGCCATCACCATGTTGTCGTCGCGGATCGCCGAGGTTTATACGGCGCTGCACGACGGGCTCGCCGTGCCGCCGCCGCGGTTCGGCGATCCGGCGGCTCTCGTCGATGTGGACGACCAGTACCGGGAATCGGCGCGGTTCACCGACGACGCGCGATTCTGGAAGGAATATCTGGCGGGCGATCCGACACCGGCCCGGCTGCCGCACCCGCGCACCGGCATATTCGAATCGCTCGACCGCGATCCGGACCGGCGTGCGAATCCGGCGGATACCTGGGCGGAATTGGCGGGCGCGATCGGGATGGTCAGCCGCGTCGTCACCATGTCGGGGGCCGAGGCGGACGGGCTGGAGCGGTTGGCCGACCGCGTCGGCGTGCGCGTATCCGCGGTGCAGTCCGCAGCCGTCGCCCTGTTCTGCGCGCGCCGCTGCGGCCTCGACGAACCGCTGTTCACCATGAGCGTCCGGAACCGGCGCGGCGCGGCGGCCCAAACGCCCGGGTTGACTCTGAACCTGATTCCGATCCGGGCGAAGGTCGCGCCCGCGGCGAGTTTCGCCGAGCTCGCCCAGGCCATGGCCGCCGAGCAGCGCCGCGTTTTCGCGCACGCCGACCACCACATCTCCGCCATCCAGCGTTGTGCGGGAACGGCCGCGGCGGTGCGTGACCCGTTCGGTGTGCTGCTCAACCTGATGCCGTTCGTCGCGGCGCCGGATTTCGCGGGCAGTCCGGCGCGATTGTTCCTCGGGCCGTGGGGAATTGCCGACGAACTGGCGATCTCGCTGTACCGGGACGGCGCGCAACATTTCCAGGTCCGGATGGACGCGCCGTCGAATCTGTACAGCGCCGCCGAATTGCGTTGGCTCTGTGACGATCTGGCCGGATTCCTCCGTGCGGTCGTCGAGCGGCCGGATGTGCCGGTCGCCCGGCTGTCGGTGCTGACCTCCGGTCAAACCGACTACCTGCTGACCCGGCTGAACGCGACAGCCGTGCCGACGCCCGCCGCATCGGTCCCGGATCTGGTTCGGCGACAACCGGATTCGGCGATCGCCGTGGTCTCCGGTACTACCGCGCTGACCTATCGGGAGCTGGTCGCGCGGGCCCGCGGGTTGGCCGCGGAGCTGGCGCGGCGCGGTGTCGGGCCGGAGGCGCTGGTGGCGGTGATCCTGCCGCGATCGCTCGATTTGGTTGTCGCGCTGCTCGCGGTGCTGGAGGCGGGCGGCGCGTATGTGCCCGTCGATCCGGGTTATCCGGCCGAGCGGGTGGCGGCCATGCTCGGCGTCGCCCGGCCGGTGCTGGTTCTTACGACGTCCGGGTATGCCGAGGTGCCCGGTGACGCGTATCCGGTTGTGGCGCTGGACGATCTGCGGGCACTGCCCTCGGCGGGATATACCGCCGACGGTCCGGTGGACCGGCTGGCGTGCGTCATGTTCACCTCGGGTTCGACAGGGGAGCCCAAAGGCGTCGGCGTCACCCATCGCGGCATCGTCGACTTCGTCTCGGACCGGAATTGGCGCGCGGGGCAGGAACGAGTGCTGCTGCGCTCGCCGCACACCTTCGACGCGGCCATCTACGAAATGTGGGTGCCGCTGACCCACGGCGGCACCGTGGTGGTGGCGCCGCAGGGTGACCTCGACACCGCCGGGCTCGCCGCGCTGGTCACCAGTCACCGGTTGACTTCGGTCTGCCTGCCCTCCGCGCTGTTGGATCTGCTGGTCGACGCGGATCCGCGCTGCCTGACCGGGCTGGCCAGGGTGGTGACCGGCGGCGAGCGGGTGCGGCCCGCGACCATCTCGCGTGCCATGCGCGCCTGTCCGGACATAACGTTCTTCAACGTCTACGGACCCACCGAGACAACCGTCGGCGCGACAACGCATGTGGTCACCGCCGAGCCGGCCGGAGCGGAACTGCCGATCGGGCGGCCCTACGACAACATGCGGGTCTTCGTGCTCGATCAGGCGCTGCAACCGGTGCCGCCCGGTCAGCCGGGCGAGCTGTACGTGGCCGGTTCCGGTGTGGCCCGCGGTTATCTCGGCAGGCCCGGGCTCACCACCGAG
This region includes:
- a CDS encoding FMN-binding negative transcriptional regulator, whose protein sequence is MFVPDLYRAPDDSWTAELIRRNPLALLTSNGGADGPYATHVPIIPDPEGAMAIGAGATLLGHMNRANPHWAALRTGDPVLAVFTGPHAYVTPTIYDITPAAPTWNFTAVHVRGTVTKMPDPEATLAVVRATVRAFEREFGSGWDMSASQGYFRQLLPGVGAYRIAVTAVESMFKLSQEQRPEVRERVRCAFAERECSRHRETARMMAELPESGR
- a CDS encoding LmbU family transcriptional regulator → MTPTETTSDLNTTEQGNHQILMTRVGLQINKRLTFETWERAGVRLSGVVDSSTWCLGDWLVYGKHYFPDRYHRAIRAAGLQYQTLRNYAWVSRRFPLERRRPQLSFQHHAEVASLPIEEQDWWLDRAEQGMWTTKQLRNHIRDEQNGIEQKENKKDQVGVAIAHIPIASSRLRPWRKAAEYMGIDFDEWVMMVLDRAAEQTFDQHAAVIPG
- a CDS encoding pyridoxal phosphate-dependent aminotransferase, whose translation is MTGIPVAARVGALARSGLFRLLAEGRDRDIVDLALGVPGAPATPPGLVESACAALRDGVNQYELPDGNPELRRRIAAELSAPTDPRTELTITVGGSEALTSAVLATVDPGDEVIVFEPFYENFISAIALAGGIPRPVTVRAPDWRYDAAELRAAFGPRTRAILLCTPNNPTGHLLTRSEFTEIALLCERWNVIAISDEIYSAYVYDGNRHVSAADIPGLRERGIVIGSLSKSHAVSGWRIGYLRAAAALTEPIRRVHAAVCGGAAAPLQEAAARAAAESDFWRPTDLSVQRDMAVSIFDEFGFRCIPPDGGCYTMADIREFTGEDCESLAYRLVRETGVMVAPGKFFYSAPGAGDHLVRIAFNRRPAVLDEARRRLAAHRRGTLDDLADLATD